Proteins co-encoded in one Marmota flaviventris isolate mMarFla1 chromosome 9, mMarFla1.hap1, whole genome shotgun sequence genomic window:
- the Atg16l2 gene encoding protein Atg16l2 isoform X1 — translation MAGPEASFDPTSGWKRHIVRQLQQRDRTQKALFLELVPAYNHLLEKAELLAKFSEKLHKKPNDVTSATHQSFWEESGPDSDQSSPPGTLRVKWQEEEEEGLRLDCGEMAYQVVKKSAALDALQSELEERQSRLAAVEARVAQLREARAQQVSLVEELQKQNAAQRKAYEVLRVHTGHQEAALRRLQEEALNLLEQLLQRKERAAAECNLRNERRERANQARVSQELKKAAKRTVSISEIPHTLHDGIRDQTETLALAIKPESLESEACGKWKRPFRSASATSLTLSHCVDVVKGLLDFKKRRGHSIGGAPEQRYQSIPVCVAARLPTWAQDVLDAHLSEVNAVCFGPNSSLLATGGADCLIHLWNVVGGRLEANQTLEGAGGSITSVDFDPSGSQVLAATYNQAAQLWKVGEARSKETLSGHKDKVTAAKFKLTRHQAVTGSRDRTVKEWDLGRAYCSRTINVLSYCNDVVCGDHIIISGHNDQKIRFWDSRDWTQWFTTTELHLQPFLLFILRLSVAKLPRLGSSCHRLLCSCSYRGPRCTQVIPVQGRVTSLSLSHDQLHLLICSRDNTLKVIDLRVSNIRQVFRADGFKCGSDWTKAVFSPDRSYALAGSSNGALFIWDVDTGKLESSLQGPHCAAINAVAWCCSGSHVVSVDQGRKVVLWR, via the exons ATGGCAGGGCCCGAAGCATCCTTCGACCCCACCTCGGGTTGGAAGCGCCACATTGTGCGGCAGCTACAGCAGCGGGACCGCACGCAGAAGGCACTTTTCCTGGAGCTGGTGCCGGCCT ATAATCATCTCCTAGAAAAAGCTGAGCTGTTGGCCAAGTTCTCAGAGAAGCTTCATAAGAAGCCAAATGATGTTACTTCTGCCACCCATCAGAGCTTCTG GGAGGAGTCAGGGCCTGACTCAGACCAAAGCTCACCACCAGGCACTCTGAGGGTGAagtggcaggaggaggaggaggaggggctccGCTTGGACTGTGGTGAG ATGGCCTACCAGGTGGTGAAGAAGAGTGCAGCCTTGGATGCCCTGCAGTCAGAGCTGGAGGAGCGGCAAAGCAG GCTGGCGGCTGTGGAGGCCCGCGTGGCGCAGCTGCGGGAGGCGAGGGCGCAGCAGGTCAGCCTCGTAGAGGAGCTACAGAAGCAGAATGCGGCGCAGCGGAAGGCCTACGAGGTGCTGCGCGTGCACACTGGGCACCAAGAGGCGGCACTGCGCAGGCTCCAGGAGGAGGCGCTCAATCTGCTGGAGCAGCTCTTGCAACGCAAGGAGCGCGCCGCAGCGGAGTGCAACTTGCGCAACGAGCGCCGAGAGCG GGCCAATCAGGCGCGGGTGTCCCAGGAACTAAAGAAGGCTGCCAAACGGACTGTGAGCATCAGCGA GATTCCACACACTCTACATGATGGGATCAGAGATCAGACAGAGACTCTGGCTCTGGCTATTAAGCCTGAGTCCCTGGAGAGTGAGGCTTGTGGGAAGTGGAAAAGGCCTTTCAG GTCTGCCTCAGCCACCTCTCTGACTCTGTCCCACTGTGTGGATGTGGTGAAGGGGCTGCTAGA TTTCAAGAAGAGGAGAGGTCACTCAATTGGGGGTGCCCCTGAGCAGCGATACCAGAGCATCCCTGTGTGTGTGGCTGCCCGACTTCCTACTTGGGCTCAAGATGTCCTG GATGCCCACCTTTCTGAGGTCAATGCTGTATGTTTTGGCCCTAACAGCAGTCTCCTGGCCACTGGTGGGGCTGACTGTCTTATCCACCTCTGGAATGTGGTGGGAG GTCGTCTGGAGGCCAACCAGACCCTTGAGGGAGCTGGTGGCAGCATCACCAGTGTGGACTTCGACCCCTCG GGCTCCCAGGTTTTGGCAGCTACTTACAATCAGGCTGCCCAGCTCTGGAAGGTGGGAGAGGCACGGTCCAAG GAAACACTGTCTGGACACAAGGACAAGGTGACAGCTGCCAAATTCAAGCTAACAAGACACCAGGCGGTGACTGGGAGCAGAGACCGGACAGTGAAGGAGTGGGACCTTGGCCGTGCCTACT GTTCCAGAACTATCAATGTCCTTTCCTATTGTAACGACGTGGTGTGCGGGGACCACATCATCATTAGTGGCCACAATGACCAGAAGATCCGGTTCTGGGATAGCAG AGATTGGACCCAGTGGTtcactaccactgaactacatctccaacccttcttactttttattttgagactgagtgttgctaagttgcccaggctgggatCTTCCTGCCACAGGCTCCTGTGTAGCTGCAGTTATAG GGGTCCCCGCTGCACCCAGGTCATTCCTGTGCAGGGCCGGgtcacctccctgagcctcagccaTGACCAGCTGCACCTGCTCATCTGCTCCAGAGATAATACACTCAAGGTCATTGACCTCCGGGTCAGCAATATCCGCCAGGTGTTCAG GGCTGATGGCTTCAAATGTGGTTCCGACTGGACCAAAGCTGTGTTCAG CCCTGACAGAAGCTATGCACTAGCAGGCTCCTCAAATGGAGCCCTTTTCATCTGGGATGTTGACACTGGGAAACTGGAGAGCAGCCTTCAGGGCCCCCACTG TGCTGCTATCAACGCTGTGGCCTGGTGCTGCTCCGGGAGCCACGTGGTGAGCGTGGACCAGGGCAGGAAGGTTGTGCTCTGGCGCTAG
- the Atg16l2 gene encoding protein Atg16l2 isoform X2, translated as MAGPEASFDPTSGWKRHIVRQLQQRDRTQKALFLELVPAYNHLLEKAELLAKFSEKLHKKPNDVTSATHQSFWEESGPDSDQSSPPGTLRVKWQEEEEEGLRLDCGEMAYQVVKKSAALDALQSELEERQSRLAAVEARVAQLREARAQQVSLVEELQKQNAAQRKAYEVLRVHTGHQEAALRRLQEEALNLLEQLLQRKERAAAECNLRNERRERANQARVSQELKKAAKRTVSISEIPHTLHDGIRDQTETLALAIKPESLESEACGKWKRPFSFKKRRGHSIGGAPEQRYQSIPVCVAARLPTWAQDVLDAHLSEVNAVCFGPNSSLLATGGADCLIHLWNVVGGRLEANQTLEGAGGSITSVDFDPSGSQVLAATYNQAAQLWKVGEARSKETLSGHKDKVTAAKFKLTRHQAVTGSRDRTVKEWDLGRAYCSRTINVLSYCNDVVCGDHIIISGHNDQKIRFWDSRDWTQWFTTTELHLQPFLLFILRLSVAKLPRLGSSCHRLLCSCSYRGPRCTQVIPVQGRVTSLSLSHDQLHLLICSRDNTLKVIDLRVSNIRQVFRADGFKCGSDWTKAVFSPDRSYALAGSSNGALFIWDVDTGKLESSLQGPHCAAINAVAWCCSGSHVVSVDQGRKVVLWR; from the exons ATGGCAGGGCCCGAAGCATCCTTCGACCCCACCTCGGGTTGGAAGCGCCACATTGTGCGGCAGCTACAGCAGCGGGACCGCACGCAGAAGGCACTTTTCCTGGAGCTGGTGCCGGCCT ATAATCATCTCCTAGAAAAAGCTGAGCTGTTGGCCAAGTTCTCAGAGAAGCTTCATAAGAAGCCAAATGATGTTACTTCTGCCACCCATCAGAGCTTCTG GGAGGAGTCAGGGCCTGACTCAGACCAAAGCTCACCACCAGGCACTCTGAGGGTGAagtggcaggaggaggaggaggaggggctccGCTTGGACTGTGGTGAG ATGGCCTACCAGGTGGTGAAGAAGAGTGCAGCCTTGGATGCCCTGCAGTCAGAGCTGGAGGAGCGGCAAAGCAG GCTGGCGGCTGTGGAGGCCCGCGTGGCGCAGCTGCGGGAGGCGAGGGCGCAGCAGGTCAGCCTCGTAGAGGAGCTACAGAAGCAGAATGCGGCGCAGCGGAAGGCCTACGAGGTGCTGCGCGTGCACACTGGGCACCAAGAGGCGGCACTGCGCAGGCTCCAGGAGGAGGCGCTCAATCTGCTGGAGCAGCTCTTGCAACGCAAGGAGCGCGCCGCAGCGGAGTGCAACTTGCGCAACGAGCGCCGAGAGCG GGCCAATCAGGCGCGGGTGTCCCAGGAACTAAAGAAGGCTGCCAAACGGACTGTGAGCATCAGCGA GATTCCACACACTCTACATGATGGGATCAGAGATCAGACAGAGACTCTGGCTCTGGCTATTAAGCCTGAGTCCCTGGAGAGTGAGGCTTGTGGGAAGTGGAAAAGGCCTTTCAG TTTCAAGAAGAGGAGAGGTCACTCAATTGGGGGTGCCCCTGAGCAGCGATACCAGAGCATCCCTGTGTGTGTGGCTGCCCGACTTCCTACTTGGGCTCAAGATGTCCTG GATGCCCACCTTTCTGAGGTCAATGCTGTATGTTTTGGCCCTAACAGCAGTCTCCTGGCCACTGGTGGGGCTGACTGTCTTATCCACCTCTGGAATGTGGTGGGAG GTCGTCTGGAGGCCAACCAGACCCTTGAGGGAGCTGGTGGCAGCATCACCAGTGTGGACTTCGACCCCTCG GGCTCCCAGGTTTTGGCAGCTACTTACAATCAGGCTGCCCAGCTCTGGAAGGTGGGAGAGGCACGGTCCAAG GAAACACTGTCTGGACACAAGGACAAGGTGACAGCTGCCAAATTCAAGCTAACAAGACACCAGGCGGTGACTGGGAGCAGAGACCGGACAGTGAAGGAGTGGGACCTTGGCCGTGCCTACT GTTCCAGAACTATCAATGTCCTTTCCTATTGTAACGACGTGGTGTGCGGGGACCACATCATCATTAGTGGCCACAATGACCAGAAGATCCGGTTCTGGGATAGCAG AGATTGGACCCAGTGGTtcactaccactgaactacatctccaacccttcttactttttattttgagactgagtgttgctaagttgcccaggctgggatCTTCCTGCCACAGGCTCCTGTGTAGCTGCAGTTATAG GGGTCCCCGCTGCACCCAGGTCATTCCTGTGCAGGGCCGGgtcacctccctgagcctcagccaTGACCAGCTGCACCTGCTCATCTGCTCCAGAGATAATACACTCAAGGTCATTGACCTCCGGGTCAGCAATATCCGCCAGGTGTTCAG GGCTGATGGCTTCAAATGTGGTTCCGACTGGACCAAAGCTGTGTTCAG CCCTGACAGAAGCTATGCACTAGCAGGCTCCTCAAATGGAGCCCTTTTCATCTGGGATGTTGACACTGGGAAACTGGAGAGCAGCCTTCAGGGCCCCCACTG TGCTGCTATCAACGCTGTGGCCTGGTGCTGCTCCGGGAGCCACGTGGTGAGCGTGGACCAGGGCAGGAAGGTTGTGCTCTGGCGCTAG
- the Atg16l2 gene encoding protein Atg16l2 isoform X4 produces MAGPEASFDPTSGWKRHIVRQLQQRDRTQKALFLELVPAYNHLLEKAELLAKFSEKLHKKPNDVTSATHQSFWEESGPDSDQSSPPGTLRVKWQEEEEEGLRLDCGEMAYQVVKKSAALDALQSELEERQSRLAAVEARVAQLREARAQQVSLVEELQKQNAAQRKAYEVLRVHTGHQEAALRRLQEEALNLLEQLLQRKERAAAECNLRNERRERANQARVSQELKKAAKRTVSISEIPHTLHDGIRDQTETLALAIKPESLESEACGKWKRPFRSASATSLTLSHCVDVVKGLLDFKKRRGHSIGGAPEQRYQSIPVCVAARLPTWAQDVLDAHLSEVNAVCFGPNSSLLATGGADCLIHLWNVVGGRLEANQTLEGAGGSITSVDFDPSGSQVLAATYNQAAQLWKVGEARSKETLSGHKDKVTAAKFKLTRHQAVTGSRDRTVKEWDLGRAYCSRTINVLSYCNDVVCGDHIIISGHNDQKIRFWDSRGPRCTQVIPVQGRVTSLSLSHDQLHLLICSRDNTLKVIDLRVSNIRQVFRADGFKCGSDWTKAVFSPDRSYALAGSSNGALFIWDVDTGKLESSLQGPHCAAINAVAWCCSGSHVVSVDQGRKVVLWR; encoded by the exons ATGGCAGGGCCCGAAGCATCCTTCGACCCCACCTCGGGTTGGAAGCGCCACATTGTGCGGCAGCTACAGCAGCGGGACCGCACGCAGAAGGCACTTTTCCTGGAGCTGGTGCCGGCCT ATAATCATCTCCTAGAAAAAGCTGAGCTGTTGGCCAAGTTCTCAGAGAAGCTTCATAAGAAGCCAAATGATGTTACTTCTGCCACCCATCAGAGCTTCTG GGAGGAGTCAGGGCCTGACTCAGACCAAAGCTCACCACCAGGCACTCTGAGGGTGAagtggcaggaggaggaggaggaggggctccGCTTGGACTGTGGTGAG ATGGCCTACCAGGTGGTGAAGAAGAGTGCAGCCTTGGATGCCCTGCAGTCAGAGCTGGAGGAGCGGCAAAGCAG GCTGGCGGCTGTGGAGGCCCGCGTGGCGCAGCTGCGGGAGGCGAGGGCGCAGCAGGTCAGCCTCGTAGAGGAGCTACAGAAGCAGAATGCGGCGCAGCGGAAGGCCTACGAGGTGCTGCGCGTGCACACTGGGCACCAAGAGGCGGCACTGCGCAGGCTCCAGGAGGAGGCGCTCAATCTGCTGGAGCAGCTCTTGCAACGCAAGGAGCGCGCCGCAGCGGAGTGCAACTTGCGCAACGAGCGCCGAGAGCG GGCCAATCAGGCGCGGGTGTCCCAGGAACTAAAGAAGGCTGCCAAACGGACTGTGAGCATCAGCGA GATTCCACACACTCTACATGATGGGATCAGAGATCAGACAGAGACTCTGGCTCTGGCTATTAAGCCTGAGTCCCTGGAGAGTGAGGCTTGTGGGAAGTGGAAAAGGCCTTTCAG GTCTGCCTCAGCCACCTCTCTGACTCTGTCCCACTGTGTGGATGTGGTGAAGGGGCTGCTAGA TTTCAAGAAGAGGAGAGGTCACTCAATTGGGGGTGCCCCTGAGCAGCGATACCAGAGCATCCCTGTGTGTGTGGCTGCCCGACTTCCTACTTGGGCTCAAGATGTCCTG GATGCCCACCTTTCTGAGGTCAATGCTGTATGTTTTGGCCCTAACAGCAGTCTCCTGGCCACTGGTGGGGCTGACTGTCTTATCCACCTCTGGAATGTGGTGGGAG GTCGTCTGGAGGCCAACCAGACCCTTGAGGGAGCTGGTGGCAGCATCACCAGTGTGGACTTCGACCCCTCG GGCTCCCAGGTTTTGGCAGCTACTTACAATCAGGCTGCCCAGCTCTGGAAGGTGGGAGAGGCACGGTCCAAG GAAACACTGTCTGGACACAAGGACAAGGTGACAGCTGCCAAATTCAAGCTAACAAGACACCAGGCGGTGACTGGGAGCAGAGACCGGACAGTGAAGGAGTGGGACCTTGGCCGTGCCTACT GTTCCAGAACTATCAATGTCCTTTCCTATTGTAACGACGTGGTGTGCGGGGACCACATCATCATTAGTGGCCACAATGACCAGAAGATCCGGTTCTGGGATAGCAG GGGTCCCCGCTGCACCCAGGTCATTCCTGTGCAGGGCCGGgtcacctccctgagcctcagccaTGACCAGCTGCACCTGCTCATCTGCTCCAGAGATAATACACTCAAGGTCATTGACCTCCGGGTCAGCAATATCCGCCAGGTGTTCAG GGCTGATGGCTTCAAATGTGGTTCCGACTGGACCAAAGCTGTGTTCAG CCCTGACAGAAGCTATGCACTAGCAGGCTCCTCAAATGGAGCCCTTTTCATCTGGGATGTTGACACTGGGAAACTGGAGAGCAGCCTTCAGGGCCCCCACTG TGCTGCTATCAACGCTGTGGCCTGGTGCTGCTCCGGGAGCCACGTGGTGAGCGTGGACCAGGGCAGGAAGGTTGTGCTCTGGCGCTAG
- the Atg16l2 gene encoding protein Atg16l2 isoform X3, protein MAGPEASFDPTSGWKRHIVRQLQQRDRTQKALFLELVPAYNHLLEKAELLAKFSEKLHKKPNDVTSATHQSFWEESGPDSDQSSPPGTLRVKWQEEEEEGLRLDCGEMAYQVVKKSAALDALQSELEERQSRLAAVEARVAQLREARAQQVSLVEELQKQNAAQRKAYEVLRVHTGHQEAALRRLQEEALNLLEQLLQRKERAAAECNLRNERRERANQARVSQELKKAAKRTVSISEIPHTLHDGIRDQTETLALAIKPESLESEACGKWKRPFRSASATSLTLSHCVDVVKGLLDFKKRRGHSIGGAPEQRYQSIPVCVAARLPTWAQDVLDAHLSEVNAVCFGPNSSLLATGGADCLIHLWNVVGGRLEANQTLEGAGGSITSVDFDPSGSQVLAATYNQAAQLWKVGEARSKETLSGHKDKVTAAKFKLTRHQAVTGSRDRTVKEWDLGRAYCSRTINVLSYCNDVVCGDHIIISGHNDQKIRFWDSRDWTQWFTTTELHLQPFLLFILRLSVAKLPRLGSSCHRLLCSCSYRGPRCTQVIPVQGRVTSLSLSHDQLHLLICSRDNTLKVIDLRVSNIRQVFRADGFKCGSDWTKAVFSAAINAVAWCCSGSHVVSVDQGRKVVLWR, encoded by the exons ATGGCAGGGCCCGAAGCATCCTTCGACCCCACCTCGGGTTGGAAGCGCCACATTGTGCGGCAGCTACAGCAGCGGGACCGCACGCAGAAGGCACTTTTCCTGGAGCTGGTGCCGGCCT ATAATCATCTCCTAGAAAAAGCTGAGCTGTTGGCCAAGTTCTCAGAGAAGCTTCATAAGAAGCCAAATGATGTTACTTCTGCCACCCATCAGAGCTTCTG GGAGGAGTCAGGGCCTGACTCAGACCAAAGCTCACCACCAGGCACTCTGAGGGTGAagtggcaggaggaggaggaggaggggctccGCTTGGACTGTGGTGAG ATGGCCTACCAGGTGGTGAAGAAGAGTGCAGCCTTGGATGCCCTGCAGTCAGAGCTGGAGGAGCGGCAAAGCAG GCTGGCGGCTGTGGAGGCCCGCGTGGCGCAGCTGCGGGAGGCGAGGGCGCAGCAGGTCAGCCTCGTAGAGGAGCTACAGAAGCAGAATGCGGCGCAGCGGAAGGCCTACGAGGTGCTGCGCGTGCACACTGGGCACCAAGAGGCGGCACTGCGCAGGCTCCAGGAGGAGGCGCTCAATCTGCTGGAGCAGCTCTTGCAACGCAAGGAGCGCGCCGCAGCGGAGTGCAACTTGCGCAACGAGCGCCGAGAGCG GGCCAATCAGGCGCGGGTGTCCCAGGAACTAAAGAAGGCTGCCAAACGGACTGTGAGCATCAGCGA GATTCCACACACTCTACATGATGGGATCAGAGATCAGACAGAGACTCTGGCTCTGGCTATTAAGCCTGAGTCCCTGGAGAGTGAGGCTTGTGGGAAGTGGAAAAGGCCTTTCAG GTCTGCCTCAGCCACCTCTCTGACTCTGTCCCACTGTGTGGATGTGGTGAAGGGGCTGCTAGA TTTCAAGAAGAGGAGAGGTCACTCAATTGGGGGTGCCCCTGAGCAGCGATACCAGAGCATCCCTGTGTGTGTGGCTGCCCGACTTCCTACTTGGGCTCAAGATGTCCTG GATGCCCACCTTTCTGAGGTCAATGCTGTATGTTTTGGCCCTAACAGCAGTCTCCTGGCCACTGGTGGGGCTGACTGTCTTATCCACCTCTGGAATGTGGTGGGAG GTCGTCTGGAGGCCAACCAGACCCTTGAGGGAGCTGGTGGCAGCATCACCAGTGTGGACTTCGACCCCTCG GGCTCCCAGGTTTTGGCAGCTACTTACAATCAGGCTGCCCAGCTCTGGAAGGTGGGAGAGGCACGGTCCAAG GAAACACTGTCTGGACACAAGGACAAGGTGACAGCTGCCAAATTCAAGCTAACAAGACACCAGGCGGTGACTGGGAGCAGAGACCGGACAGTGAAGGAGTGGGACCTTGGCCGTGCCTACT GTTCCAGAACTATCAATGTCCTTTCCTATTGTAACGACGTGGTGTGCGGGGACCACATCATCATTAGTGGCCACAATGACCAGAAGATCCGGTTCTGGGATAGCAG AGATTGGACCCAGTGGTtcactaccactgaactacatctccaacccttcttactttttattttgagactgagtgttgctaagttgcccaggctgggatCTTCCTGCCACAGGCTCCTGTGTAGCTGCAGTTATAG GGGTCCCCGCTGCACCCAGGTCATTCCTGTGCAGGGCCGGgtcacctccctgagcctcagccaTGACCAGCTGCACCTGCTCATCTGCTCCAGAGATAATACACTCAAGGTCATTGACCTCCGGGTCAGCAATATCCGCCAGGTGTTCAG GGCTGATGGCTTCAAATGTGGTTCCGACTGGACCAAAGCTGTGTTCAG TGCTGCTATCAACGCTGTGGCCTGGTGCTGCTCCGGGAGCCACGTGGTGAGCGTGGACCAGGGCAGGAAGGTTGTGCTCTGGCGCTAG
- the Atg16l2 gene encoding protein Atg16l2 isoform X5, whose amino-acid sequence MAGPEASFDPTSGWKRHIVRQLQQRDRTQKALFLELVPAYNHLLEKAELLAKFSEKLHKKPNDVTSATHQSFWEESGPDSDQSSPPGTLRVKWQEEEEEGLRLDCGEMAYQVVKKSAALDALQSELEERQSRLAAVEARVAQLREARAQQVSLVEELQKQNAAQRKAYEVLRVHTGHQEAALRRLQEEALNLLEQLLQRKERAAAECNLRNERRERANQARVSQELKKAAKRTVSISEIPHTLHDGIRDQTETLALAIKPESLESEACGKWKRPFSFKKRRGHSIGGAPEQRYQSIPVCVAARLPTWAQDVLDAHLSEVNAVCFGPNSSLLATGGADCLIHLWNVVGGRLEANQTLEGAGGSITSVDFDPSGSQVLAATYNQAAQLWKVGEARSKETLSGHKDKVTAAKFKLTRHQAVTGSRDRTVKEWDLGRAYCSRTINVLSYCNDVVCGDHIIISGHNDQKIRFWDSRGPRCTQVIPVQGRVTSLSLSHDQLHLLICSRDNTLKVIDLRVSNIRQVFRADGFKCGSDWTKAVFSPDRSYALAGSSNGALFIWDVDTGKLESSLQGPHCAAINAVAWCCSGSHVVSVDQGRKVVLWR is encoded by the exons ATGGCAGGGCCCGAAGCATCCTTCGACCCCACCTCGGGTTGGAAGCGCCACATTGTGCGGCAGCTACAGCAGCGGGACCGCACGCAGAAGGCACTTTTCCTGGAGCTGGTGCCGGCCT ATAATCATCTCCTAGAAAAAGCTGAGCTGTTGGCCAAGTTCTCAGAGAAGCTTCATAAGAAGCCAAATGATGTTACTTCTGCCACCCATCAGAGCTTCTG GGAGGAGTCAGGGCCTGACTCAGACCAAAGCTCACCACCAGGCACTCTGAGGGTGAagtggcaggaggaggaggaggaggggctccGCTTGGACTGTGGTGAG ATGGCCTACCAGGTGGTGAAGAAGAGTGCAGCCTTGGATGCCCTGCAGTCAGAGCTGGAGGAGCGGCAAAGCAG GCTGGCGGCTGTGGAGGCCCGCGTGGCGCAGCTGCGGGAGGCGAGGGCGCAGCAGGTCAGCCTCGTAGAGGAGCTACAGAAGCAGAATGCGGCGCAGCGGAAGGCCTACGAGGTGCTGCGCGTGCACACTGGGCACCAAGAGGCGGCACTGCGCAGGCTCCAGGAGGAGGCGCTCAATCTGCTGGAGCAGCTCTTGCAACGCAAGGAGCGCGCCGCAGCGGAGTGCAACTTGCGCAACGAGCGCCGAGAGCG GGCCAATCAGGCGCGGGTGTCCCAGGAACTAAAGAAGGCTGCCAAACGGACTGTGAGCATCAGCGA GATTCCACACACTCTACATGATGGGATCAGAGATCAGACAGAGACTCTGGCTCTGGCTATTAAGCCTGAGTCCCTGGAGAGTGAGGCTTGTGGGAAGTGGAAAAGGCCTTTCAG TTTCAAGAAGAGGAGAGGTCACTCAATTGGGGGTGCCCCTGAGCAGCGATACCAGAGCATCCCTGTGTGTGTGGCTGCCCGACTTCCTACTTGGGCTCAAGATGTCCTG GATGCCCACCTTTCTGAGGTCAATGCTGTATGTTTTGGCCCTAACAGCAGTCTCCTGGCCACTGGTGGGGCTGACTGTCTTATCCACCTCTGGAATGTGGTGGGAG GTCGTCTGGAGGCCAACCAGACCCTTGAGGGAGCTGGTGGCAGCATCACCAGTGTGGACTTCGACCCCTCG GGCTCCCAGGTTTTGGCAGCTACTTACAATCAGGCTGCCCAGCTCTGGAAGGTGGGAGAGGCACGGTCCAAG GAAACACTGTCTGGACACAAGGACAAGGTGACAGCTGCCAAATTCAAGCTAACAAGACACCAGGCGGTGACTGGGAGCAGAGACCGGACAGTGAAGGAGTGGGACCTTGGCCGTGCCTACT GTTCCAGAACTATCAATGTCCTTTCCTATTGTAACGACGTGGTGTGCGGGGACCACATCATCATTAGTGGCCACAATGACCAGAAGATCCGGTTCTGGGATAGCAG GGGTCCCCGCTGCACCCAGGTCATTCCTGTGCAGGGCCGGgtcacctccctgagcctcagccaTGACCAGCTGCACCTGCTCATCTGCTCCAGAGATAATACACTCAAGGTCATTGACCTCCGGGTCAGCAATATCCGCCAGGTGTTCAG GGCTGATGGCTTCAAATGTGGTTCCGACTGGACCAAAGCTGTGTTCAG CCCTGACAGAAGCTATGCACTAGCAGGCTCCTCAAATGGAGCCCTTTTCATCTGGGATGTTGACACTGGGAAACTGGAGAGCAGCCTTCAGGGCCCCCACTG TGCTGCTATCAACGCTGTGGCCTGGTGCTGCTCCGGGAGCCACGTGGTGAGCGTGGACCAGGGCAGGAAGGTTGTGCTCTGGCGCTAG